A portion of the Haemorhous mexicanus isolate bHaeMex1 chromosome 3, bHaeMex1.pri, whole genome shotgun sequence genome contains these proteins:
- the FOXO3 gene encoding forkhead box protein O3 isoform X2, with protein sequence MAQQGRERCWSGTKYGCSFQKNSIRHNLSLHSRFVRVQNEGTGKSSWWMINPDGGKGGKAPRRRAVSMDNSNKYTKSRGRAAKKKAALQTAQETSEDSPSQLSKWPGSPTSRSSDELDAWTDFRSRTNSNASTISGRLSPILASTELDDVQDDDAPLSPMLYSSPSSLSPSVNKPCTVELPRLTDMAGTMNLNDGLTDNLMDDLLDNITLPPSQQSPTGGIMQRSSSFPYGSKGSGLGSPSSSFNNAVFGPSSLNSLRQSPMQTIQENKQATFSSISHYNNQTLQDLLTSDALSHSDVMMTQSDPLMSQASTAVSAQNSRRNIMLRNDPMMSFAAQSSQGGLVNQNLSHHQHQSHNSSLSGSRALSNSISNIGLSDSNSLGSTKHQQSPVNQSMQTLSDPLSGSSLYSSSVNLPVMGHEKFPSDLDLDIFNGSLECDMESIIRSELMDADGLDFNFDSLISAQNVVSLNVGNFTGAKQASSQSWVPG encoded by the coding sequence AATTCGATCCGGCACAACTTGTCACTCCACAGCCGATTTGTCAGGGTGCAGAATGAAGGCACCGGGAAAAGCTCTTGGTGGATGATCAATCCAGATGGTGGAAAAGGCGGCAAGGCGCCCCGGAGACGCGCTGTGTCAATGGACAACAGCAACAAGTACACCAAGAGCAGAGGGCGGGCAGCAAAGAAGaaggcagccctgcagacagccCAGGAGACGAGTGAggacagcccttcccagctctccaagTGGCCAGGGAGTCCCACCTCCCGCAGCAGCGATGAGCTGGATGCATGGACAGATTTTCGCTCCCGTACAAATTCAAACGCCAGTACGATCAGTGGCCGCTTGTCACCAATTTTGGCAAGCACCGAGCTCGATGATGTTCAAGATGATGATGCTCCACTTTCTCCCATGCTGTACAGTAGTCCATCGAGCTTGTCCCCATCGGTAAACAAACCGTGTACTGTGGAGTTGCCTAGGTTGACTGATAtggctgggacaatgaacttGAATGATGGACTGACTGATAACCTCATGGATGATCTCTTGGACAATATAacactccctccctcccagcagtCACCCACAGGAGGGATAATGCAGAGAAGCTCCAGTTTTCCTTATGGTTCCAAAGGttcagggctgggctccccGTCAAGTAGTTTCAACAACGCTGTGTTTGGGCCGTCGTCCCTGAATTCCCTCCGCCAGTCACCCATGCAGACGATTCAGGAGAACAAGCAGGCCACCTTCTCTTCCATTTCTCATTACAACAATCAGACGCTGCAGGATCTCCTCACCTCTGATGCGCTTAGTCACAGCGATGTCATGATGACACAGTCTGACCCACTCATGTCAcaagccagcacagctgtgtccGCCCAGAATTCCCGCAGGAATATAATGCTCCGCAACGACCCCATGATGTCGTTTGCCGCGCAGTCCAGCCAGGGCGGTCTGGTCAATCAGAACCTGTCCCATCACCAGCACCAGTCCCACAACTCCTCTCTTAGTGGCAGCCGTGCCTTGTCCAATTCCATCAGTAACATAGGCTTGAGTGACTCCAACAGCTTGGGATCCACCAAACATCAGCAGTCACCTGTCAATCAGTCTATGCAAACACTTTCTGACCCGCTGTCGGGCTCCTCTTTGTATTCCTCTAGCGTGAACCTCCCGGTCATGGGACATGAGAAGTTCCCCAGTGACTTGGACCTGGATATTTTCAATGGGAGCCTGGAGTGTGACATGGAGTCCATTATCCGCAGTGAACTCATGGATGCCGATGGGCTGGATTTTAACTTTGATTCCCTCATCTCAGCTCAGAACGTTGTCAGTCTGAATGTGGGGAACTTCACTGGTGCTAAACAGGCGTCATCACAGAGTTGGGTACCAGG